A part of Methanosphaera cuniculi genomic DNA contains:
- a CDS encoding V-type ATP synthase subunit H, which translates to MANISEAISAIRKAESDADGIIDEANKKSTEMIQQARSTVDSQISKAIEEANDEAKHIVNAREDEAAKEAVIINNESDQDIKKSLMGSEKNVEDAADIIIEIVL; encoded by the coding sequence ATGGCAAATATTTCTGAAGCTATCAGTGCAATCAGAAAAGCAGAATCTGATGCTGATGGTATTATAGATGAAGCAAATAAAAAATCAACTGAAATGATCCAACAAGCTCGTTCTACAGTAGATTCACAAATTAGCAAAGCTATTGAAGAAGCAAATGATGAAGCTAAACACATAGTAAACGCTAGAGAAGATGAAGCAGCTAAAGAAGCAGTAATCATCAACAATGAATCTGACCAAGACATTAAAAAATCCCTCATGGGATCAGAAAAAAATGTTGAAGACGCAGCTGATATAATAATAGAAATCGTATTATAG